The following is a genomic window from Nitrospirota bacterium.
CATTTTCAAAAGATACCGAAAACGCGATAATATCAAATGCAGACAGGGGTCTCTTTGACTCAAGGGAAAAGGGCTCAGTTCCTGACTTCTCATATTCCTCCCTGTCTTCCTCGTCCGGGAAGAAGACCCGCTCGCAGACTACGTCACTCAAACTGTTGAAAAAGCCATAGATACCCTGAAATCCCAGACTCGACATGGCAACGGAATACCGGTTTGGAAAACAGAGGGCAATATTGATCCTTCCTCCGGGATCTTTAAACACCACCCCTTTTTCCTGAGATATCAATGAGTTTGCTTTATTTTTCAGTTTTTTGTTCATTCGTTGCTGCGCTTTTCTTTTGAATCATTATACTTGATTTGCATGCCTGTCATTGAACATATAATGGCACATTAATTGCATAGTAAATTACATATGCAACTCGCAATGGACGATAAAGACTTCGAGGCGCTGCAAACGCTGATGGAAGAAGAATTCGGTCTTTCCCTGAAGACCCATACCAGGGAGACCTTTGCCAGGAAGATAGGGCCTCGTCTCCAGGCGCTCAGGATGAACTCAGTGAAAGAGTATCTGCATTATCTAACCAACGATACTCTTTCGAAAATAGAACTGCATGATCTGCCGAGCTTTGTCATGAACACAGAGAGCTATTTTCTGAGGGAATTTACCCAGTTCGAGCTTTTTCTCGACCTTTCCCGGCAGAAGAGAAAACGCAACGTGCTGCATTCGGACAGATCAATCTCCATACTTTCTGCAGGCTGCTCGGAAGGACAGGAGCCCTACAGCATCGCCATGCTGCTCCGAAACCAGCCTGAGACGCTGCATGGGTGGAACATACACATCCGGGGACTCGATATCAACATTATGGCACTCGAAAAGGCCAGGAGCGGTGTATACAGTTCTTACTCGTTCAGGGGCCCCAACACTGATCTCATTGAAAGCTATTTTCAGAGGACCGAGGCGGCAACCTGTGAAACACCTAAAAGATGTTTCAGGCTGAAGCCGGAGATCATCAGCAGCGTTGAATACATACACGGTAATATCCTTCATCCATTAGTGCTCAGGGGGATCAGCAACCTTGATTTCATCTTCTGCAGAAATGTGCTCATGTACATGTCAAATAAGGCAGCAGACCAGATAGCGCTCAGTCTTTGGGAGGCGCTGGCCGATGATGGGTAT
Proteins encoded in this region:
- a CDS encoding protein-glutamate O-methyltransferase CheR, encoding MDDKDFEALQTLMEEEFGLSLKTHTRETFARKIGPRLQALRMNSVKEYLHYLTNDTLSKIELHDLPSFVMNTESYFLREFTQFELFLDLSRQKRKRNVLHSDRSISILSAGCSEGQEPYSIAMLLRNQPETLHGWNIHIRGLDINIMALEKARSGVYSSYSFRGPNTDLIESYFQRTEAATCETPKRCFRLKPEIISSVEYIHGNILHPLVLRGISNLDFIFCRNVLMYMSNKAADQIALSLWEALADDGYLFIGQSETLRKSDDLFEAVNFPGVTVYKKKRRTTAG